The Motacilla alba alba isolate MOTALB_02 chromosome 14, Motacilla_alba_V1.0_pri, whole genome shotgun sequence genome includes a region encoding these proteins:
- the RBBP6 gene encoding E3 ubiquitin-protein ligase RBBP6 isoform X4 — translation MSCVHYKFSSKLNYDTVTFDGLHISLSDLKRQIMGREKLKAADCDLQITNAQTKEEYTDDSALIPKNSSVIVRRIPIGGVKATSKTYVISRSEPVSGTSKATANLAEANASEEDKIKAMMTQSGHEYDPVNYMKKPVGPPPPSYTCFRCGKPGHYIKNCPTNGDKNFESVPRIKKSTGIPRSFMMEVKDPNTKGAMLTNTGKYAIPTIDAEAYAIGKKEKPPFLPEEPSSSSEEDDPIPDELLCLICKDIMTDAVVIPCCGNSYCDECIRTALLESEEHTCPTCHQTDVSPDALIANKFLRQAVNNFKNETGYTKRLRKIQQQQQQQQQQQLPPPPPPPLMRQTITRTLQPLMRPAMARQQDPLMIPLASLASRSALSSLGPGPSMAAGLPVNPSSVVVSDLPPAVSLSLRGEKPDGPFRDADAVLPPALMTAAELSKSSPLSISSLLEEKGYQVPVLRQPAIPSLLGPQGQSIPTTGHPMRAGALRRPGWELSNRGRPHSDRAQRTQAPSLPASAPVFVPVPPPPLYPPPPHALPLPPGVPPPQFPPQFPPGQPPSAGYTVPPPGYPPAPANMSSAWVPTAVPAAHSNTIPTTQAPPLSREEFYREQRRLKEEEKKKSKLDEFTNDFAKELMEYKKIQKERRRSFSRSKSPYSASSYSRSSYTYSKSRSGSSRSRSYSRSFSRSHSRSYSRSPPYQRRGKGKSRNYRSRSRSHGYHRSRSRSPPYRRYHSRSRSPVFRGQSPTKRTVPQGEAEREYFNRYREVPPYDMKAYYGRSVDFRDPFEKERYREWERNYREWYEKFYKGYAVGAQPRPPVSRENFSPERFGPPGTRRENSPYARGRREEYAAGQSHRNRNVAGNYPEKPGRESHGIKDPTKSKEKEVENPLGDGKGNKHKKHRKRRKGDENEGFPNVELLEGARKPREPVPAEDAKTDSLFMLPSRDDATPVRDEPMEADSIAFKPVSEKEKKEKDKPKAKVEKTKRKVEVASAPKKDSVAKPAKTSQEKADPDREKSPRTEPPVKKVKEELPKTDSVKSSSSQKDEKALGTPRKAHPKVTKDHPETRPAKEEKAKKEHPKEAKAEKPSSKEEKSKKPAEKSKLSDAKLEKRKRKAEEKADKEHEATSAKAYKPETAELKTSPKGKAEPEGEKGERTPEKDKAAFLNNPSKKIKLNRETGKKIVSGENVPPGKEGVEKPEPSSSKVKAEKTKGKARRKVTAADGASSTLVDYTSTSSTGGSPVRKPEEKPDTKRTVIKTLEEYNNDITAPAEDVIIMIQVPQSKWDKDDFESEEEDIKSTTQVPPSVGKPASVIKPVSAKAANPLKHTEKETEPLEKIQKAAKEASYESTQHDAKSSKSSVSSEKGKTKDRDHSLSDKDSSEKRKSSVQPEKEHSERTADQGNGKTVSQSSKDSRSSEKHESGRGSAAKDFTPNRDKKSDHDGSREHSSSKRRDEKSESARRKDSPSRIRDSTAAQKSKPREERVEAPKKGPAEAKRSSYSPPRERKPAEHKAAHDPKRPAEEHKPPDKNAGKEKEKEKEKEKHVPEVKSNKEKEAGGNKPPVKQDSPEVKAEKESVAGQGDKGAAKPKPPASSSAARLSSDLTRETDEAAFVPDYNESDSESNVSAKDEEAAGKTPKEAKEKAGDKAKEEAAAPAPAEQPEAGRSQSQSSPSVSRSRSHSPSESQTRSHSSSASSGESQDSKKKKKKKEKKKHKKHKKHKKHKKHVGNETELEKSQKHKHKKKKSKKSKDKEKDDQKVKSVTT, via the exons ACTGCCAATCTGGCTGAAGCCAATGCTTCCGAGGAggataaaataaaagctatGATGACACAGTCTGGCCATGAATATGATCCAGTCAA TTACATGAAGAAACCCGTGGGGCCACCTCCACCCTCCTACACCTGTTTTCGCTGTGGCAAACCTGGGCACTACATAAAGAACTGTCCAACGAACGGG GACAAAAATTTTGAGTCTGTTCccagaattaaaaaaagcacaggaattCCAAGAAGTTTTATGATGGAGGTGAAGGACCCCAACACAAAGGGTGCCATGCTGACCAACACTGGGAAATATGCAATTCCAACCATAGATGC GGAAGCTTATGCTATAGGAAAGAAGGAGAAGCCTCCCTTCCTACCTGAGGagccatcctcctcctcagaaGAGGATGATCCTATTCCAGATGAGCTGTTGTGTCTCATTTGTAAGGATATAATGACGGATGCGGTTGTTATTCCCTGCTGTGGAAACAGTTACTGTGATGAAT GTATTagaacagcactgctggagtCTGAGGAACACACATGCCCTACCTGCCATCAGACAGATGTTTCTCCTGATGCTTTAATTGCCAACAAGTTTCTGCGCCAG GCTGTCAACAACTTCAAAAATGAAACCGGTTACACAAAAAGGCTGCGTAagattcagcagcagcagcagcaacagcagcagcagcagctgccgccgccaccgccgccgcccCTGATGCGGCAGACGATCACGCGCACCCTGCAGCCGCTGATGCGGCCGGCCATGGCCCGCCAGCAGGACCCGCTCATGATCCCGCTGGCCTCCCTGGCCTCCCGCTCCGCCCTCTCCTCCCTGGGCCCCGGGCCGTCCatggcagctgggctgcccgTCAACCCCTCTTCGGTGGTTGTCTCCGATCTCCCTCCAGCCGTGTCCCTCTCTCTCCGTGGGGAAAAGCCGGATGGACCTTTTCG GGATGCCGATGCTGTTTTGCCTCCTGCTCTGATGACTGCTGCTGAGCTTTCCAAATCTTCCCCTTTGTCAATCAGCAGTTTGTTGGAAGAGAAg GGCTATCAGGTTCCTGTGCTGAGACAACCAGCGATACCAAGTCTTCTGGGCCCTCAAGGACAATCAATACCTACAACTG GTCATCCAATGAGAGCTGGTGCACTTcgcaggccaggctgggagct TTCAAATCGAGGACGCCCGCACAGTGACCGTGCCCAAAGGACTCAGGCCCCATCACTGCCAGCATCAGCACCAGTCTTTGTGCCTGTGCCTCCACCTCCCTTGTATCCTCCACCACCCCatgctcttcctcttcctccgGGGGTACCACCACCACAGTTTCCTCCTCAGTTTCCACCTGGGCAGCCTCCATCCGCTGGGTACACTGTCCCCCCTCCCGGAtatcccccagctcctgcaaacATGTCATCAGCTTGGGTCCCAACAGCAGTGCCAGCGGCTCATTCAAACACCATCCCAACGACACAAGCACCTCCTCTCTCTAGGGAGGAGTTTTACAGAGAGCAACGGAGGCTTAAAGAGGA ggaaaagaaaaagtccaAACTTGATGAGTTTACAAATGATTTTGCTAAGGAATTGATGGAATATAAAAAGATTCAAAAGGAGCGTAGGCGTTCGTTTTCCAG gTCCAAGTCTCCCTATAGCGCTTCATCTTACTCTAGAAGCTCATACACCTACTCCAAGTCGCGCTCAGGTTCGTCGCGCTCCCGCTCCTACTCGCGCTCCTTCAGCCGCTCCCACTCCCGCTCCTACTCGCGGTCGCCGCCCTATCAGAGACGAGGCAAAGGGAAGAGCCGGAACTACCGCTCGCGCTCGCGCTCCCACGGCTATCaccgctcccgctcccgctcgcCCCCCTACAGGCGCTACCACTCCCGCTCCAGGTCTCCGGTGTTCCGGGGCCAGTCCCCCACCAAACGGACGGTGCCGCAGGGCGAGGCCGAGCGCGAGTACTTCAACCGCTACCGAGAGGTGCCCCCGTACGACATGAAGGCTTACTACGGCCGCTCGGTGGACTTCAGAGACCCCTTTGAGAAGGAGAGATACAGAGAGTGGGAGAGGAACTACAGAGAGTGGTACGAGAAGTTTTACAAGGGCTATGCCGTGGGCGCTCAGCCGCGGCCTCCGGTGAGCAGAGAGAACTTCTCTCCAGAACGGTTCGGCCCACCTGGGACCAGACGAGAGAATTCGCCGTATGCTCGGGGACGGAGGGAGGAGTatgctgctgggcagagccacagGAATCGTAATGTAGCTGGAAACTACCCTGAAAAGCCCGGGAGAGAGAGCCATGGCATCAAAGATCCTACAAAATCAAAAGAGAAGGAGGTGGAAAATCCACTGGGAGATGGCAAAGGCAATAAGCATAAAAAACACcggaagagaagaaaaggggaTGAGAATGAAGGATTTCCCAACGTCGAGCTGTTAGAAGGGGCAAGAAAACCAAGAGAGCCAGTTCCAGCAGAAGATGCTAAAACAGACTCTCTGTTCATGCTGCCAAGCAGGGATGATGCCACCCCTGTAAGGGATGAGCCCATGGAAGCGGATTCCATTGCTTTCAAGCCGGTgtctgaaaaggagaaaaaagagaaggataaGCCAAAAGCAAAGGTTGAGAAAACAAAGCGGAAAGTAGAAGTGGCATCTGCTCCCAAGAAAGACAGCGTAGCAAAACCAGCTAAAACTTCCCAGGAAAAGGCGGACCCCGATCGCGAAAAATCTCCTCGAACAGAACCTCCTGTGAAAAAAGTCAAGGAAGAGCTGCCAAAGACAGACAGTGTTAAATCCTCTTCCTCTCAGAAGGATGAGAAGGCTCTTGGTACACCACGGAAGGCTCATCCCAAAGTGACGAAGGATCACCCAGAAACCAGACCAGCCAAGGAGgagaaggcaaagaaagaaCATCCTAAGGAAGCCAAGGCAGAGAAGCCCTCCAGCAAGGAGGAGAAGTCAAAGAAACCTGCTGAGAAAAGCAAACTTTCTGATGCCAAacttgagaaaaggaaaagaaaagcagaggaaaaggctgaTAAAGAACATGAGGCCACTTCTGCAAAGGCCTATAAACCTGAAACTGCAGAATTGAAAACATCACCCAAGGGGAAGGCTGAGCCCGAGGGGGAGAAAGGAGAGCGGACGCCGGAAAAGgataaagctgcttttcttaACAACCCGTCCAAAAAGATTAAACTTAACcgagaaactggaaaaaagatTGTGAGTGGAGAAAACGTGCCACCTGGAAAAGAAGGTGTGGAGAAacctgagcccagcagcagcaaagttaAAGCGGAAAagacaaagggaaaagcaaggagGAAAGTGACGGCAGCTGATGGCGCTAGCTCGACTCTTGTGGATTACACCAG CACGAGTTCCACTGGGGGAAGCCCTGTCAGGAAGCCTGAGGAGAAGCCAGACACCAAACGAACTGTCATTAAGACCCTGGAGGAGTATAACAATGACATAACAGCCCCTGCTGAGGATGTCATTATCATGATCCAGGTCCCTCAGTCCAAGTGGGATAAAGATGACTTTGAGTCTGAAGAGGAAGACATCAAATCCACCACCCAGGTGCCCCCAAGTGTAGGAAAACCCGCCAGTGTTATCAAACCTGTGAGTGCAAAGGCAGCAAACCCCCTCAAACACACTGAAAAGGAGACAGAGCCTctggagaaaatacagaaagctgcaaaagaGGCAAGTTATGAAAGCACCCAACATGATGCCAAGAGTTCAAAAAGTTCCGTGTCGAGTGAAAAAGGTAAAACCAAAGACCGGGATCATTCTTTGTCAGACAAGGACAGTTCtgagaagaggaagagcagtGTTCAGCCAGAAAAAGAGCACTCGGAACGCACAGCTGAccaaggaaatggaaaaactgTATCTCAGTCTTCTAAAGACAGCAGATCTTCAGAGAAGCATGAGAGTGGCCGTGGCTCCGCTGCGAAGGACTTCACTCCCAACCGAGACAAGAAGTCTGACCAcgatggcagcagggagcatTCGAGTTCCAAGCGCAGAGACGAGAAGAGTGAGTCGGCACGGAGGAAAGACTCCCCATCCCGGATCAGAgactccacagcagcacagaagagcAAACCCAGAGAGGAGCGCGTGGAGGCGCCCAAAAAGGGCCCCGCGGAGGCCAAGAGGAGCAGCTACAGCCCCCCGCGGGAGCGCAAGCCCGCCGAGCACAAAGCTGCGCACGACCCCAAGCGCCCCGCTGAGGAGCACAAACCCCCAGATAAAAACGCGggcaaagagaaggagaaagagaaggagaaggagaagcacGTACCAGAAGTCAAGAGCAATAAGGAGAAAGAGGCAGGTGGGAATAAGCCACCGGTGAAGCAGGACTCGCCAGAAGTTAAAGCGGAGAAGGAGAGCGTGGCGGGCCAGGGCGACAAAGGCGCGGCGAAGCCAAAGCCGCCGGCGAGCAGCAGCGCCGCGCGCCTCTCGTCCGACCTCACCCGCGAGACCGACGAGGCCGCCTTCGTGCCAGACTACAACGAGAGCGACAGCGAGAGCAACGTGTCTGCAAAGGACGAGGAGGCTGCCGGGAAAACCCCCAAAGAGGCCAAGGAGAAGGCTGGGGATAAGGCGaaggaggaggcggcggccccggctccCGCCGAGCAGCCGGAGGCGGGCaggagccagagccagagcagccccagcgtCAGCCGCAGCCGCAGCCACAGCCCCTCCGAGAGCCAGACGCggagccacagcagcagtgccagctcaggggagagccaggacagcaagaaaaagaaaaagaagaaagagaagaagaagcaCAAGAAGCACAAGAAACATAAGAAGCATAAGAAACACGTgggaaatgaaacagaattgGAAAAGAGccaaaaacacaaacacaagaagaaaaaatcgaagaaaagcaaagataaaGAGAAAGACGACCAAAAAGTGAAATCTGTCACGACATAA
- the RBBP6 gene encoding E3 ubiquitin-protein ligase RBBP6 isoform X3 translates to MSCVHYKFSSKLNYDTVTFDGLHISLSDLKRQIMGREKLKAADCDLQITNAQTKEEYTDDSALIPKNSSVIVRRIPIGGVKATSKTYVMTPKSHKILETTFRSRSEPVSGTSKATANLAEANASEEDKIKAMMTQSGHEYDPVNYMKKPVGPPPPSYTCFRCGKPGHYIKNCPTNGDKNFESVPRIKKSTGIPRSFMMEVKDPNTKGAMLTNTGKYAIPTIDAEAYAIGKKEKPPFLPEEPSSSSEEDDPIPDELLCLICKDIMTDAVVIPCCGNSYCDECIRTALLESEEHTCPTCHQTDVSPDALIANKFLRQAVNNFKNETGYTKRLRKIQQQQQQQQQQQLPPPPPPPLMRQTITRTLQPLMRPAMARQQDPLMIPLASLASRSALSSLGPGPSMAAGLPVNPSSVVVSDLPPAVSLSLRGEKPDGPFRDADAVLPPALMTAAELSKSSPLSISSLLEEKGYQVPVLRQPAIPSLLGPQGQSIPTTGHPMRAGALRRPGWELSNRGRPHSDRAQRTQAPSLPASAPVFVPVPPPPLYPPPPHALPLPPGVPPPQFPPQFPPGQPPSAGYTVPPPGYPPAPANMSSAWVPTAVPAAHSNTIPTTQAPPLSREEFYREQRRLKEEEKKKSKLDEFTNDFAKELMEYKKIQKERRRSFSRSKSPYSASSYSRSSYTYSKSRSGSSRSRSYSRSFSRSHSRSYSRSPPYQRRGKGKSRNYRSRSRSHGYHRSRSRSPPYRRYHSRSRSPVFRGQSPTKRTVPQGEAEREYFNRYREVPPYDMKAYYGRSVDFRDPFEKERYREWERNYREWYEKFYKGYAVGAQPRPPVSRENFSPERFGPPGTRRENSPYARGRREEYAAGQSHRNRNVAGNYPEKPGRESHGIKDPTKSKEKEVENPLGDGKGNKHKKHRKRRKGDENEGFPNVELLEGARKPREPVPAEDAKTDSLFMLPSRDDATPVRDEPMEADSIAFKPVSEKEKKEKDKPKAKVEKTKRKVEVASAPKKDSVAKPAKTSQEKADPDREKSPRTEPPVKKVKEELPKTDSVKSSSSQKDEKALGTPRKAHPKVTKDHPETRPAKEEKAKKEHPKEAKAEKPSSKEEKSKKPAEKSKLSDAKLEKRKRKAEEKADKEHEATSAKAYKPETAELKTSPKGKAEPEGEKGERTPEKDKAAFLNNPSKKIKLNRETGKKIVSGENVPPGKEGVEKPEPSSSKVKAEKTKGKARRKVTAADGASSTLVDYTSTSSTGGSPVRKPEEKPDTKRTVIKTLEEYNNDITAPAEDVIIMIQVPQSKWDKDDFESEEEDIKSTTQVPPSVGKPASVIKPVSAKAANPLKHTEKETEPLEKIQKAAKEASYESTQHDAKSSKSSVSSEKGKTKDRDHSLSDKDSSEKRKSSVQPEKEHSERTADQGNGKTVSQSSKDSRSSEKHESGRGSAAKDFTPNRDKKSDHDGSREHSSSKRRDEKSESARRKDSPSRIRDSTAAQKSKPREERVEAPKKGPAEAKRSSYSPPRERKPAEHKAAHDPKRPAEEHKPPDKNAGKEKEKEKEKEKHVPEVKSNKEKEAGGNKPPVKQDSPEVKAEKESVAGQGDKGAAKPKPPASSSAARLSSDLTRETDEAAFVPDYNESDSESNVSAKDEEAAGKTPKEAKEKAGDKAKEEAAAPAPAEQPEAGRSQSQSSPSVSRSRSHSPSESQTRSHSSSASSGESQDSKKKKKKKEKKKHKKHKKHKKHKKHVGNETELEKSQKHKHKKKKSKKSKDKEKDDQKVKSVTT, encoded by the exons ACTGCCAATCTGGCTGAAGCCAATGCTTCCGAGGAggataaaataaaagctatGATGACACAGTCTGGCCATGAATATGATCCAGTCAA TTACATGAAGAAACCCGTGGGGCCACCTCCACCCTCCTACACCTGTTTTCGCTGTGGCAAACCTGGGCACTACATAAAGAACTGTCCAACGAACGGG GACAAAAATTTTGAGTCTGTTCccagaattaaaaaaagcacaggaattCCAAGAAGTTTTATGATGGAGGTGAAGGACCCCAACACAAAGGGTGCCATGCTGACCAACACTGGGAAATATGCAATTCCAACCATAGATGC GGAAGCTTATGCTATAGGAAAGAAGGAGAAGCCTCCCTTCCTACCTGAGGagccatcctcctcctcagaaGAGGATGATCCTATTCCAGATGAGCTGTTGTGTCTCATTTGTAAGGATATAATGACGGATGCGGTTGTTATTCCCTGCTGTGGAAACAGTTACTGTGATGAAT GTATTagaacagcactgctggagtCTGAGGAACACACATGCCCTACCTGCCATCAGACAGATGTTTCTCCTGATGCTTTAATTGCCAACAAGTTTCTGCGCCAG GCTGTCAACAACTTCAAAAATGAAACCGGTTACACAAAAAGGCTGCGTAagattcagcagcagcagcagcaacagcagcagcagcagctgccgccgccaccgccgccgcccCTGATGCGGCAGACGATCACGCGCACCCTGCAGCCGCTGATGCGGCCGGCCATGGCCCGCCAGCAGGACCCGCTCATGATCCCGCTGGCCTCCCTGGCCTCCCGCTCCGCCCTCTCCTCCCTGGGCCCCGGGCCGTCCatggcagctgggctgcccgTCAACCCCTCTTCGGTGGTTGTCTCCGATCTCCCTCCAGCCGTGTCCCTCTCTCTCCGTGGGGAAAAGCCGGATGGACCTTTTCG GGATGCCGATGCTGTTTTGCCTCCTGCTCTGATGACTGCTGCTGAGCTTTCCAAATCTTCCCCTTTGTCAATCAGCAGTTTGTTGGAAGAGAAg GGCTATCAGGTTCCTGTGCTGAGACAACCAGCGATACCAAGTCTTCTGGGCCCTCAAGGACAATCAATACCTACAACTG GTCATCCAATGAGAGCTGGTGCACTTcgcaggccaggctgggagct TTCAAATCGAGGACGCCCGCACAGTGACCGTGCCCAAAGGACTCAGGCCCCATCACTGCCAGCATCAGCACCAGTCTTTGTGCCTGTGCCTCCACCTCCCTTGTATCCTCCACCACCCCatgctcttcctcttcctccgGGGGTACCACCACCACAGTTTCCTCCTCAGTTTCCACCTGGGCAGCCTCCATCCGCTGGGTACACTGTCCCCCCTCCCGGAtatcccccagctcctgcaaacATGTCATCAGCTTGGGTCCCAACAGCAGTGCCAGCGGCTCATTCAAACACCATCCCAACGACACAAGCACCTCCTCTCTCTAGGGAGGAGTTTTACAGAGAGCAACGGAGGCTTAAAGAGGA ggaaaagaaaaagtccaAACTTGATGAGTTTACAAATGATTTTGCTAAGGAATTGATGGAATATAAAAAGATTCAAAAGGAGCGTAGGCGTTCGTTTTCCAG gTCCAAGTCTCCCTATAGCGCTTCATCTTACTCTAGAAGCTCATACACCTACTCCAAGTCGCGCTCAGGTTCGTCGCGCTCCCGCTCCTACTCGCGCTCCTTCAGCCGCTCCCACTCCCGCTCCTACTCGCGGTCGCCGCCCTATCAGAGACGAGGCAAAGGGAAGAGCCGGAACTACCGCTCGCGCTCGCGCTCCCACGGCTATCaccgctcccgctcccgctcgcCCCCCTACAGGCGCTACCACTCCCGCTCCAGGTCTCCGGTGTTCCGGGGCCAGTCCCCCACCAAACGGACGGTGCCGCAGGGCGAGGCCGAGCGCGAGTACTTCAACCGCTACCGAGAGGTGCCCCCGTACGACATGAAGGCTTACTACGGCCGCTCGGTGGACTTCAGAGACCCCTTTGAGAAGGAGAGATACAGAGAGTGGGAGAGGAACTACAGAGAGTGGTACGAGAAGTTTTACAAGGGCTATGCCGTGGGCGCTCAGCCGCGGCCTCCGGTGAGCAGAGAGAACTTCTCTCCAGAACGGTTCGGCCCACCTGGGACCAGACGAGAGAATTCGCCGTATGCTCGGGGACGGAGGGAGGAGTatgctgctgggcagagccacagGAATCGTAATGTAGCTGGAAACTACCCTGAAAAGCCCGGGAGAGAGAGCCATGGCATCAAAGATCCTACAAAATCAAAAGAGAAGGAGGTGGAAAATCCACTGGGAGATGGCAAAGGCAATAAGCATAAAAAACACcggaagagaagaaaaggggaTGAGAATGAAGGATTTCCCAACGTCGAGCTGTTAGAAGGGGCAAGAAAACCAAGAGAGCCAGTTCCAGCAGAAGATGCTAAAACAGACTCTCTGTTCATGCTGCCAAGCAGGGATGATGCCACCCCTGTAAGGGATGAGCCCATGGAAGCGGATTCCATTGCTTTCAAGCCGGTgtctgaaaaggagaaaaaagagaaggataaGCCAAAAGCAAAGGTTGAGAAAACAAAGCGGAAAGTAGAAGTGGCATCTGCTCCCAAGAAAGACAGCGTAGCAAAACCAGCTAAAACTTCCCAGGAAAAGGCGGACCCCGATCGCGAAAAATCTCCTCGAACAGAACCTCCTGTGAAAAAAGTCAAGGAAGAGCTGCCAAAGACAGACAGTGTTAAATCCTCTTCCTCTCAGAAGGATGAGAAGGCTCTTGGTACACCACGGAAGGCTCATCCCAAAGTGACGAAGGATCACCCAGAAACCAGACCAGCCAAGGAGgagaaggcaaagaaagaaCATCCTAAGGAAGCCAAGGCAGAGAAGCCCTCCAGCAAGGAGGAGAAGTCAAAGAAACCTGCTGAGAAAAGCAAACTTTCTGATGCCAAacttgagaaaaggaaaagaaaagcagaggaaaaggctgaTAAAGAACATGAGGCCACTTCTGCAAAGGCCTATAAACCTGAAACTGCAGAATTGAAAACATCACCCAAGGGGAAGGCTGAGCCCGAGGGGGAGAAAGGAGAGCGGACGCCGGAAAAGgataaagctgcttttcttaACAACCCGTCCAAAAAGATTAAACTTAACcgagaaactggaaaaaagatTGTGAGTGGAGAAAACGTGCCACCTGGAAAAGAAGGTGTGGAGAAacctgagcccagcagcagcaaagttaAAGCGGAAAagacaaagggaaaagcaaggagGAAAGTGACGGCAGCTGATGGCGCTAGCTCGACTCTTGTGGATTACACCAG CACGAGTTCCACTGGGGGAAGCCCTGTCAGGAAGCCTGAGGAGAAGCCAGACACCAAACGAACTGTCATTAAGACCCTGGAGGAGTATAACAATGACATAACAGCCCCTGCTGAGGATGTCATTATCATGATCCAGGTCCCTCAGTCCAAGTGGGATAAAGATGACTTTGAGTCTGAAGAGGAAGACATCAAATCCACCACCCAGGTGCCCCCAAGTGTAGGAAAACCCGCCAGTGTTATCAAACCTGTGAGTGCAAAGGCAGCAAACCCCCTCAAACACACTGAAAAGGAGACAGAGCCTctggagaaaatacagaaagctgcaaaagaGGCAAGTTATGAAAGCACCCAACATGATGCCAAGAGTTCAAAAAGTTCCGTGTCGAGTGAAAAAGGTAAAACCAAAGACCGGGATCATTCTTTGTCAGACAAGGACAGTTCtgagaagaggaagagcagtGTTCAGCCAGAAAAAGAGCACTCGGAACGCACAGCTGAccaaggaaatggaaaaactgTATCTCAGTCTTCTAAAGACAGCAGATCTTCAGAGAAGCATGAGAGTGGCCGTGGCTCCGCTGCGAAGGACTTCACTCCCAACCGAGACAAGAAGTCTGACCAcgatggcagcagggagcatTCGAGTTCCAAGCGCAGAGACGAGAAGAGTGAGTCGGCACGGAGGAAAGACTCCCCATCCCGGATCAGAgactccacagcagcacagaagagcAAACCCAGAGAGGAGCGCGTGGAGGCGCCCAAAAAGGGCCCCGCGGAGGCCAAGAGGAGCAGCTACAGCCCCCCGCGGGAGCGCAAGCCCGCCGAGCACAAAGCTGCGCACGACCCCAAGCGCCCCGCTGAGGAGCACAAACCCCCAGATAAAAACGCGggcaaagagaaggagaaagagaaggagaaggagaagcacGTACCAGAAGTCAAGAGCAATAAGGAGAAAGAGGCAGGTGGGAATAAGCCACCGGTGAAGCAGGACTCGCCAGAAGTTAAAGCGGAGAAGGAGAGCGTGGCGGGCCAGGGCGACAAAGGCGCGGCGAAGCCAAAGCCGCCGGCGAGCAGCAGCGCCGCGCGCCTCTCGTCCGACCTCACCCGCGAGACCGACGAGGCCGCCTTCGTGCCAGACTACAACGAGAGCGACAGCGAGAGCAACGTGTCTGCAAAGGACGAGGAGGCTGCCGGGAAAACCCCCAAAGAGGCCAAGGAGAAGGCTGGGGATAAGGCGaaggaggaggcggcggccccggctccCGCCGAGCAGCCGGAGGCGGGCaggagccagagccagagcagccccagcgtCAGCCGCAGCCGCAGCCACAGCCCCTCCGAGAGCCAGACGCggagccacagcagcagtgccagctcaggggagagccaggacagcaagaaaaagaaaaagaagaaagagaagaagaagcaCAAGAAGCACAAGAAACATAAGAAGCATAAGAAACACGTgggaaatgaaacagaattgGAAAAGAGccaaaaacacaaacacaagaagaaaaaatcgaagaaaagcaaagataaaGAGAAAGACGACCAAAAAGTGAAATCTGTCACGACATAA